A region from the uncultured Ilyobacter sp. genome encodes:
- a CDS encoding BMP family ABC transporter substrate-binding protein, with translation MKKIFAFLIVVMMLALTACGGKEEEEAKDETLKVGIVLSIGGLGDKSFNDSAYRGLEQAKKDLGIEFKYVEPASPAEDDQFLREFAEAGYDLVVATGFLMKDATEKMAKEFPDVKFAIIDEVIELPNVSSLVFSEDEGSFLVGALAAMMSETNTIGFVGGMEVPLIKKFQRGYEMGARYVNPDIKVLGLFTSGPNPFNDPVRGKENALSLIKQGADVVYHAAGGTGVGVIDAAKEAGVYAIGVDSNQDNVAPGTVLTSMIKNVDVAVYDTVKQVLDNDFKAGINRFGVAEGGVGTSDFANTKDVIGEEKLNKLSEIKEKIINGEIKF, from the coding sequence ATGAAAAAGATTTTTGCATTTCTGATAGTTGTAATGATGCTGGCACTTACTGCCTGCGGAGGTAAAGAAGAAGAAGAAGCAAAAGATGAAACTTTAAAAGTTGGAATAGTTCTTTCCATAGGAGGACTTGGAGATAAGTCTTTCAACGATTCTGCCTATAGAGGTCTAGAGCAAGCTAAAAAAGATCTAGGAATCGAATTTAAATATGTAGAACCTGCATCACCTGCAGAAGATGACCAGTTCCTTAGAGAATTTGCCGAAGCCGGATATGACTTAGTTGTTGCGACTGGATTCCTTATGAAAGATGCAACTGAAAAAATGGCTAAGGAGTTTCCTGATGTTAAGTTTGCAATTATTGACGAGGTAATCGAACTTCCAAATGTCTCTTCACTTGTTTTCTCTGAAGACGAAGGTTCATTCCTAGTAGGAGCCCTAGCCGCTATGATGAGTGAAACCAACACTATTGGATTTGTAGGTGGAATGGAAGTTCCTCTTATCAAAAAATTCCAGAGAGGATATGAGATGGGTGCTAGATATGTGAATCCTGACATAAAAGTTCTTGGATTATTTACTTCTGGACCGAACCCATTCAACGACCCTGTTAGAGGTAAAGAAAATGCTCTTTCACTTATTAAGCAGGGGGCAGACGTTGTATATCATGCAGCAGGAGGAACTGGTGTAGGAGTTATCGATGCAGCAAAAGAAGCTGGAGTCTATGCTATCGGTGTAGATTCAAATCAAGACAATGTTGCTCCGGGAACAGTTCTTACTTCAATGATCAAAAATGTTGATGTAGCCGTATATGATACAGTAAAGCAGGTTTTAGATAATGATTTCAAGGCAGGTATCAACAGATTCGGAGTAGCTGAAGGCGGAGTTGGTACAAGTGATTTTGCAAATACAAAAGACGTCATCGGAGAAGAAAAATTAAATAAATTAAGCGAGATAAAAGAAAAGATTATAAACGGTGAAATTAAATTCTAG